Genomic DNA from Desulfonema ishimotonii:
AGATCATGACATCTTCTTCATATGGGAAATTTGTCAAAGAGACGGTCGGATCGCGAAGCAGTATGGCAACGCCGTCTTCAATGGGATATTTTCGGCTGCATCCGCGGCAATACAGGTATCCTGAAATGATGTCTTCCCCGTCGGCTTCCAGGATTGTGCAGCTCAGGGAATGTTCAAGAGGAAGGCAGACGGGGCAGATGAGAATATCACGCAGAACTTTTTTCATATCACACCTCTCAGGTTAATGAGATTGCGGGATTTAAGGAACTGGTTCAGACTTTTTCCAAACTTTTTAATTTGGAAATCCACAGATTTTTCCCGATGGGCTTACAGAAAAAAATTATCACAGGGAGTATGGGGAAACCGCCTGTTTTTCAGCATTTTTCTGATTGTTCGGAAACCGGATGCGCCGGAAACAGGTTCCTGAAACAATTCAGAATAACCTGAATAGAAAATTTAAACCAGTTCAATGGCAGGTTTGGGAAAAATTCCGACGCTGTTGCCAGTGATCGGCATATGCGGATATGCTCCCGCATCATATCCCGCCAAAATATTTTCTGAAAATCTTCATCGCCGGATACCTGTCGCGTGACAATCGTTTTTCTGCGAACGGACGGGATCGATAAGGGGCCGGGATAACCGATTGCATTTCAGACGCAACCCCGGAAGATGTGTCCGGTTATACCGATTCACAGTTGAAATATCACATTAAAACAAATGTCAGCGCCTTTTTTCAAAAATTCATACGTCTCTTTTCAATGATAACTTTCAACATAGAATTGGTATTATCTCCTTACTTATAAGTTGTTTTATCACAGATTATATCATAATACGACATATTTTCAGCACCCCGGGTCTGCATGATTCTCAATAATTTATTTTCAAAATCGTCAGTCATAACTGCGGACTTCGGTCCGGGACTTTCAGTATCAGATAAAAATGATCTGCGGAACAGTTCCTTTGAAACGACTTTCAGTCGTAAATCATTCTGTGGGCTTTCAGCCCATAGTGGTGGAATCCCCGTTTTCGAGTGTTATGGGAATATTCGGCCTGAAGCCGGGGTTCCGTATCTGCTGTCAACGGATTCAACCCACTACCGCTGATTTTAAAAGGTTTCAGCCTTTTTTTAGGGTTCGGCCCGGAAATTCATTTCCGGCAAAAAACCGGTGAGCATCTTATTGTCTGGGAATAAATTGACTGAATCATCCGAAACCCGTTGAAGCGGTTTGAATCGGTGGTGTTGCCGGATCATTTTTTAAAACAGCTTCTGAATTCTGACCTGTTTTGCCCGAATACATTGAGAAGTTGTGGGATTTGTGTTAAATGCCTTAAAAAAAACGGTCAGCATCACGGAAACCCCGACCCAAAGGAGCAAGGCAATGCAAAGCCGATGGTCTCAGGATTTGTACATCAGAGCGTACCGGTTTGCGGCAACCGCTCACCAGGGACAGCTTGTGCCAGGTTCAGTCCATCCTTACATTCTCCACCTGAGCTTGGTCAGCATGGAAATCATGGCGGCCCTGCCCTCTGAGCCGGAGGCGGACGGTGACCTTGCTGTCCGGTGCGCGCTGCTCCACGATGTGCTTGAAGATACGCCGGTTCAGTATGACCAGCTCCGAAACGAATTCGGGCCGCCCGTGGCCAACGGGGTTCGGGCGCTGACCAAAGATGAAACGCTGGCAAAGCATCTGCGGATGACCGACAGCCTGCAACGCATCAGATGCCAGCCCCGGGAAATCCCGATGGTGAAACTGGCGGACCGGATTACCAACCTTCAGCCGCCGCCCCGTCACTGGAACCGGGAAAAAATCCGTAATTACCGGCTGGAAGCAATCACCATATATGATGCGCTGAAAGACGCCTCTGATTTCCTGGCCGACAGACTCAGCAAAAAAATTGAGGCGTATCGCTTATTCACCTGTGAACGCGGATGAAATAAATGGTTCAGATCGCAGGGGAAAGCCCCTGCGGAAAATCCGGATTTCTATCCGGTTTTTCTGTCGTACCTCCGGGACTTAAAAAACCGCTCCCGGATGAACCGGATTTACAGCCTGAACACCGTCTCTGAATTTCACACTCTGACAAAAAAAGGAGGGCATATGAATTTCCTCATCATCGGCGGAGATGCCGCAGGAATGAGCGCGGCCAGCCGCGCCAAACGGAACCAGCCGGACCTGAACGTTACAGTGCTGGAAAAAACAACGGACGTCTCCTACAGCGCCTGCGGGATGCCTTACAACATCGCAGACCCGGACCGGGAAATCGAAGACCTGGTGGTCCGTCAGGCACAGGTTTTCCGGGAAAAACAGGGCATCCGGCTGCTGACCGGCCACTGCGCCGAAAAAATCCGTCCGGCGGATCAGACCGTTAGCGGCACCGCTGCTGATGGCAGTGATTTTTCATTTTCCTATGACCACCTGCTCATCGCCACCGGGGCATCGCCCATAAAGCCGGAGATTCCCGGCGTGGATCTGCCGGGCGTCATGGTTCTGAAAACCCTTGATGAGGGCCGGAAAATCAAGGCCTTTCTGAAGGCCCACCCGGTCAGAAAAGCGGTGATCATCGGCATGGGATACATTGCCCTTGAAATGTGCGAGGCGCTGCATGAGCGCGGCATCCGTGTGGACATGGTCAAGCCCCGGCCCCGGCTGCTGCCGTGGATGGAAGAGACCCTGTCCGGCGTCGTCCGGGAGGAGCTGGAATCCAACGGTGTGGGCGTGCATGACGGCCATGTCATCGAACGGATTGAGCAGGCGGAAGCCGGGCTGAAAGTGGCCTGCCCGGATCTGACACTGGAGGGCGAACTGGTTCTCATCGCCATCGGCGTCACGCCCAACAGCCGGATTGCCGCAGATGCGGGGATCACGCCGGGGCTTTCAGACGCCATTGCCGTGAACAAAGCCCTTCAGACCTCGGCCCCGAATATCTTCGCGGCGGGTGATTGCGCCGATGCCGTTCATGTGGTGACCGGGGAGAAAACCTGGATTCCCCTGGCGCTTCGGGCCAACCGAGGCGGATGGGCCGTGGCGGACACGGTCTGCGGTAAAAAAACAGAGCTGCCGGGCATTGTCGGAACCGCTGTCTTCAAGGTGTTTGACCTTCAGGTGGCCCGGACCGGCCTTACATCTGCCGAAGCTGAAAAAGCGGGGTTTGAACCGGCTGAGGTGATGATAAAATCCCGTTCCCGCGCCCACCGGCATCCGAACGGCGCGCCCATCTGGGTGCAGATGGTGGGCGACAGAAAATCAGGGCGGCTCCTGGGGGCACAGATGGTCGGCAGGGAGGGCGCGGCCCACCGGATCAATGCCCCGGCAGTGGCGCTGCACACACGGATGACGGTGGATCAGTTCAGCCAGTCGGACCTGGCCTACGCGCCGCCCTTCGGCCCCACCTGGGACCCGCTGCTGACGGCCGCCAACCAACTTCTGAAAAAAATGTAGCAAAGGGAGGTTACGGCAGGGCTGATTGTAAGTTTTCGGCGAGGATAGACCCCGTCCGAAGCTGTTTAAAAAATACCGGCGGATCGGAAACGGAGTGCGAAAATTAAGGCCGAAGGCCGGTTTTTCGCGGATTTTGCAAAAGATCGCTCCCTTCGGGGCTTAACTTTTGCACTCCGAAAGAATTTTTAAAACAGCTTCCTAAAAGTCGAAAACCGCATAAAGCGGAAAATGATCAGAGGGCCAGATGCCGTCAATGGCGGACTGAAACACCCCTGATGTTTTTAACGTCATATTCCCCCGGAAGAGAATCCAGTCAATATGATCTCCGACGCGCTCCCCGGTGAATCCGTGGTGCGTGGCGGGAAACGGGGCTTTGAAGGCGTCCCTGAAACAGGATATTTCACATTCATCTTCGGGCGCTTTACCCGTGAAAATCGCGTGGCAGGGCGCTGAGGGCGGGGCGTTGAAATCGCCCGTAAGAATGGCGGGGATCTCTGCGGGGAGCCGGGAAAGGCGTTTCATAATGATGGCCGCGCTTCGGCACTGGACCCCGGCGTCAAAATCAAAATGGGTGTTGATGCAGATCAGCTTCCGCTTTTCCTGCTGAAACACGCCAAGGGTACATTGGCGGGGCCACCGGCTGTCCCGGAAGCGGCTGGGAATATCCGGCGTCGGGCTTAAAAAGAAATGATCTGCGTGGGTACATTTCCATGATTTTCTGTAAAAAATAAGGTTGTTCTGCCAGAATACAGGGGCCGGGCGTCTCTGGCCGATGACATCATAGTCCGGCAGGAGTTGCCTGAGATCGTCTGCCTGAAAGTCGTTGGCCTCCTGAAATCCCATAAAATCCGCAGGGTGTTTTTCAAAAAGCGCCGGGAAAATTGCTTTGCGCCGGGACCAGCTGCGCGGGCCCTCATCTTTTGCCAGACCGAAACGGAGATTGAGCGTCAGAACAGAGAGCATGAATGTCATCTCGTGTGAATGGTTATCTTCAAAATTTTGCAGACTCTGTGACAACTGATTTCAGGGGAAATCAAAGGTAAGGCATCCTCATTTTCCGGTTTATCGTTGCGGATGAGCGGCCGGGTTCAAAGCACCGGGCTGGCGAACCCGGTCCGCTCCATCCGCCGGATGTGCGGCGCGGTCCGGCGGGGGCCTTGACCGCGCATCCCTCCGACAGCGGATCGTGTATGCTGCCGGGAAGTGAGTAAAACCGCGGCGATCCACCGCAGCAGCAGCCGGGAGTCGCGGCTTCCCTTATTTATTAAGACGGAGATCGCGCATCGCTAAGCTATACATCATTTTGTCCTGTTTTAAACTCTAAAGTGAGTGATGTAATAAATTGATTGTATGGATGTGTCGCAATAATTGAATTTGGTTCAATATTAACGGAGATATAGCCTTCGAGATTCTCTATGAAAAATTTTGAGTTTATAGAGTGTGCAAAATGACTAACCAAAGTGCGGCCAAAAGCCCACTCATGAAAAACAGTTAAATCTGTAGCATCAATTTTAGTTTCAATAACCACTGGTTCGCCTATACTCTCAAGGATTGGTGCAACTCGTTCATCATTCTTAAAAGTAAAATAAATAGCCTCACCGCCAAAATACTTGAAGAAAGACTTGGTTCCAGAATCTAGGACAAGTGCCCGTGTGAGGCAGAACCAAATCATATTTTCTCGCTTACCGGTATGGTTATTCTGCCAATGGGTCAGTTTATTATCAATATATTGATAAAATTCATCATCAATATCAGGATAATGGCGGATAAGATTACGGAACCATGCATGGTGGTTTTGAAAATTAAGTACGCGAAGGCCAGTTGATGAAAATGGCGAACTCAATAATTGTTTGGTGCAATGATATCCGGCAAGACCATGAATGCCAGCATATGTTTCAACATCTTCAAAGATATTTAAGATTATCGGGTCATCAGCAATGTCATCTATAAATTCATGTGAGTTACAGAGCTGAATTACCGATTCAGAGTTAAGTTTTTCGACGATATGTTTTGGCCAAGTTACTGGATTATCTAATATTAGCATATTACCTCTGATGTATAACGTTGCGGATGAGCGGCCGGGTTCAAAGCACTGAGGCTGGCGAACCCGGTCCGCCCGATCCGCACGGATGTGCGGCGCGGTCCGGCGGGCTCCGCGTCACGCATCCCTCCGGCAGCGGATCGTGTATGCTGCCGGGAAAGTGGGATGAACCGCAGCGATCCGCCGTGGCAGCAGCCGGGAGTCGCGATCTCCCTCATTTGTAATGCAGAGGCTGCTCATCCGCAACGATGTGCGGCGCGTATCATTCCACGGAACCCCGAAAGGCTGCGGAGGAGCGCCGCACATCATTTCTGACAACCGGCTTCAAAATGGTGGAAGCAGTCCGCAAAATCCGCCTGTACGGTGCTGAAATTTTCAAAGGTGACATCGGAAAACGGAAGGCTGAACGCCTGCCGCAGCTCTTCAAACATGGCCAGGTAATTGGACAGAATCCGGCGTTCCCAGCGCAGGTCAAGTCTGTGGGCCATCTCCCGGATCTCCGTCTTAGGGCCTTCGATCTCCAGAAAATCCCCGAACGGCATGGCATCCAGACAAAAATGGGTTTCCCCCAGCACAAAGGTTTCCCGGTATTTCTCATATACCTGTTCATCGTGAAACCCCAGCGCCACCAGAATTTCATTCATGGTGGAAAAATCACTGACCTCCACCTCCAGTTCTCTGAACACCTTGAACTCTTTGCTCTGTTCGGTTTCCGGCGGATCGGATTTAAAGGTCAGACGGGCCTTTGCATCCTGGCGGAGCCGTAAAAGCGATTTTCTGGAAAACAGACTGTTTTCCGGGTCTTCAAACCGGATATTGCGTTCAAACATCCGTCCGCTGCTTTCCGCGCCCAGTTCAATAAGGCACTTCCGGAGCGTTTCGACATCAGCTATATGAAATTTAACTTCGATTTCGAGTGGTATTGTGGGTATCATTTTTATTATCACAGGTAAAAAATAAGGGTTGCCAACGGGGCCGGACAGAATATTTTTTAAATTTTTGAAAAAAGCTATTTACAGATGCCTGAGAGTGTATTAAAAATGCCGGGTTATGTCAATTATATATCCTTTCCCCAAAGCCAATTTTACTTGACATACCGTTATTTATTTTTTAAAGGGTTCTGATTCTTTAAGGACAGGAGTGAGTTTAAAGTGAAAAAATATACATATAGTGCCAAAAAATCGGACAATCTGGGCAAATGGTACGTCGTTGATGCAGAAGGGATGGTGCTGGGTCGTCTGGCAAGTATGGTCGCCGCCCGAATCAGAGGAAAATGCAATCCCATGTACACCCCCCATACGGATACGGGGGACAACGTGATTGTCATCAACGCAGAAAAAATAATCCTGACAGGCCGCAAGCTGGATCAGAAACGCTACTATCGGCACAGCGGATACACGGGTGGTCTCAAAGAGATAACCGCCAAAGATCTTCTTGCAAAGAGGCCGGAAGATCTCATCCGTTTTGCGGTCAAGGGTATGCTGCCGAAAAACAAACTCGGCAGACAGCTCGTGAAAAAACTGAAGGTATACGCGGGAACTGAGCATCCCCACAGTGCGCAGCTGCCTGAGGTTCTGGAATTACAATAAAAAGTTTTGATACTTTGTTTTCATATGAGGATATTTCATGAATAGCGAAAATACTTATTACGCAACAGGGAGACGCAAAACTGCGATTGCCAGGACTTGGATAAAACCCGGAAATGGTACGATCACCATTAACAACCGGACAGTTGAGGATTATTTCCCGACTGAGACGGCAAGGCTGATCATGATGCAGCCCCTGATCCTTACCAATAATCAGGAATCCTTTGATATTAAGATCCGGGTTATCGGCGGCGGTATAAACGGTCAGGTTGGCGCGGTTCGCCACGGCATTACCCGTGCATTGATTCAGGCAGATCCCGATCTGAGACCGACCCTGAAGAAAGCCGGATTTGTTAAGCGTGACCCCAGAAGCAAAGAGCGTAAAAAATACGGTCAGAAGGGCGCAAGAGCACGTTTTCAGTTCTCGAAACGTTAAAAATATTTTTTTCCGACCTTCGGAGGGAACAGTATTTCAATACTGTTCCCTTTGTTTTTCTGAGGCCCTGCTGAGAAGCTGTTTTAAAAATCCTTTCGGAGTGCAAAAGTTAAGCCCCCGAAGGGGGCGATCTTTTGCAAAATTTGCGAAAAATCGGCCTTCGGCCTTAATTTTCGCACTCCGCTTCTGCGTCTCCGGTATTTTTAAAACAGCTTCTGAGAAAGCAGGACGACGTTTTTTTCAAACGCCGCCATATTCAGACCATGCCGAAAAATTCCGCTTTCGGAAAAATCCGACGCCTGCCGTCAAATCATCGCCCTTTCCACTGCGGCTTGCGTTTTTCCAGAAAAGCACGGATACCCTCCTGAGCATCTTCCGCCAGACAATTGACCGCGATAGCCTCCTGAGCGTAGGCATACGCCGCCGGTTCGTCCGTGTCGATCTGGCTGTAGAACGCCCTTTTTCCGAATCCGAGAGTAAACGGGCTGTACTGAGCCAGCTCTGCTGCCCACCTTTCTGTTGCATCATCCAGTTCATCCGGGCCGACAACCTTATTGACCAGCCCGAATTCCCTGGCCTCATCTGCGGACACAAACCGCCCCGATAACAGCATTTCCAAGGCCCGCCGCCTTCCGATCACCCGCGACAGGGGAACCATCGGTGTTGAGCAGAAGAGGCCGATATGAACGCCGGGGGTGGAAAATCGCGCGCCGCTTTCAGCAATGGCAAGATCACATGCGGCCACAAGCTGACACCCGGCAGCCGTGGCAATGCCGTGAACCTGGGCAATGACGGGCTGGGGGAGCCGGTGAAGGGCTTGCATCATATCAGAACAATCCCCAAACAACCGTCTGAAATGGTGGATATCACACGAGGGGTCGGTAAACTCTTTGAGATTGTGCCCGGCACAGAAGGCCGGACCGTTTCCTTTGATCACCAGAACGGCGATATCACGGTCCTGCGCGATATCGCTGAACTTCTGTTGCATATTGTGAATCACGTCCAGGGACAACGCATTCCGGGTTTCCGGCTGATTCAGGGTCAGCGTTCCGATCCTGCCGCTTTTTTCATATAAAACTGGCTGCATAGGCATTCTCCGTTTCCGGGTTAAAGGTATCAGGGTGTTTTGTGCGTTCGGAAAAGGCAGGCGCAGGCCGATTCCGGAGTTCAGACTTCATCATTTAAACATCTGAAAGAATCAAAGATCATTATGATATCTTCCGACAAAAAATGCGAACCGCAACAGTGTTGTTGCGGTTCGCATTTTTTTTATTTACCGGATATCCTGTCTGCATGACACAGGATTTAATT
This window encodes:
- a CDS encoding enoyl-CoA hydratase, translating into MQPVLYEKSGRIGTLTLNQPETRNALSLDVIHNMQQKFSDIAQDRDIAVLVIKGNGPAFCAGHNLKEFTDPSCDIHHFRRLFGDCSDMMQALHRLPQPVIAQVHGIATAAGCQLVAACDLAIAESGARFSTPGVHIGLFCSTPMVPLSRVIGRRRALEMLLSGRFVSADEAREFGLVNKVVGPDELDDATERWAAELAQYSPFTLGFGKRAFYSQIDTDEPAAYAYAQEAIAVNCLAEDAQEGIRAFLEKRKPQWKGR
- the rplM gene encoding 50S ribosomal protein L13 encodes the protein MKKYTYSAKKSDNLGKWYVVDAEGMVLGRLASMVAARIRGKCNPMYTPHTDTGDNVIVINAEKIILTGRKLDQKRYYRHSGYTGGLKEITAKDLLAKRPEDLIRFAVKGMLPKNKLGRQLVKKLKVYAGTEHPHSAQLPEVLELQ
- a CDS encoding class IV adenylate cyclase, which encodes MIPTIPLEIEVKFHIADVETLRKCLIELGAESSGRMFERNIRFEDPENSLFSRKSLLRLRQDAKARLTFKSDPPETEQSKEFKVFRELEVEVSDFSTMNEILVALGFHDEQVYEKYRETFVLGETHFCLDAMPFGDFLEIEGPKTEIREMAHRLDLRWERRILSNYLAMFEELRQAFSLPFSDVTFENFSTVQADFADCFHHFEAGCQK
- a CDS encoding HD domain-containing protein; translated protein: MQSRWSQDLYIRAYRFAATAHQGQLVPGSVHPYILHLSLVSMEIMAALPSEPEADGDLAVRCALLHDVLEDTPVQYDQLRNEFGPPVANGVRALTKDETLAKHLRMTDSLQRIRCQPREIPMVKLADRITNLQPPPRHWNREKIRNYRLEAITIYDALKDASDFLADRLSKKIEAYRLFTCERG
- a CDS encoding FAD-dependent oxidoreductase, producing MNFLIIGGDAAGMSAASRAKRNQPDLNVTVLEKTTDVSYSACGMPYNIADPDREIEDLVVRQAQVFREKQGIRLLTGHCAEKIRPADQTVSGTAADGSDFSFSYDHLLIATGASPIKPEIPGVDLPGVMVLKTLDEGRKIKAFLKAHPVRKAVIIGMGYIALEMCEALHERGIRVDMVKPRPRLLPWMEETLSGVVREELESNGVGVHDGHVIERIEQAEAGLKVACPDLTLEGELVLIAIGVTPNSRIAADAGITPGLSDAIAVNKALQTSAPNIFAAGDCADAVHVVTGEKTWIPLALRANRGGWAVADTVCGKKTELPGIVGTAVFKVFDLQVARTGLTSAEAEKAGFEPAEVMIKSRSRAHRHPNGAPIWVQMVGDRKSGRLLGAQMVGREGAAHRINAPAVALHTRMTVDQFSQSDLAYAPPFGPTWDPLLTAANQLLKKM
- a CDS encoding endonuclease/exonuclease/phosphatase family protein, producing MLSVLTLNLRFGLAKDEGPRSWSRRKAIFPALFEKHPADFMGFQEANDFQADDLRQLLPDYDVIGQRRPAPVFWQNNLIFYRKSWKCTHADHFFLSPTPDIPSRFRDSRWPRQCTLGVFQQEKRKLICINTHFDFDAGVQCRSAAIIMKRLSRLPAEIPAILTGDFNAPPSAPCHAIFTGKAPEDECEISCFRDAFKAPFPATHHGFTGERVGDHIDWILFRGNMTLKTSGVFQSAIDGIWPSDHFPLYAVFDF
- the rpsI gene encoding 30S ribosomal protein S9 gives rise to the protein MNSENTYYATGRRKTAIARTWIKPGNGTITINNRTVEDYFPTETARLIMMQPLILTNNQESFDIKIRVIGGGINGQVGAVRHGITRALIQADPDLRPTLKKAGFVKRDPRSKERKKYGQKGARARFQFSKR